Proteins from one Pseudarthrobacter sp. BIM B-2242 genomic window:
- a CDS encoding MBL fold metallo-hydrolase, producing MLANPDWKDSIAEGLRPEYAEDIPMDLLGLTTGLPAEAPQIPWDGPTVRIIEHQAHAPGHAALLIEECGVLVAGDMLSDILMPFLDLQAANPIEDYLAALRLFESVADDVVAVVPGHGSVGGAGQLRARIRQDRAYVEALYDGGVPDDVRVGPSAPLDWLPEVHQWQLQRLAERRQRK from the coding sequence GTGCTGGCGAACCCGGACTGGAAGGACAGCATCGCTGAGGGGCTGCGGCCGGAGTACGCCGAGGACATCCCGATGGATCTGCTCGGTCTCACTACCGGTCTGCCCGCCGAGGCTCCGCAGATTCCTTGGGATGGCCCGACAGTCCGCATCATCGAGCATCAGGCCCACGCCCCGGGCCATGCGGCGCTGCTTATCGAGGAGTGCGGCGTCCTCGTCGCCGGCGACATGCTGTCTGACATCCTGATGCCGTTCCTCGACCTGCAGGCCGCGAATCCGATTGAAGATTACCTCGCCGCGCTGCGGCTGTTCGAGAGCGTGGCCGACGACGTCGTTGCCGTCGTTCCCGGTCACGGCTCGGTGGGCGGGGCTGGGCAGTTGCGGGCGCGAATCAGGCAGGACCGCGCATACGTGGAAGCACTGTACGACGGCGGTGTTCCCGACGACGTGCGCGTCGGCCCTTCGGCCCCGCTTGACTGGCTGCCCGAAGTGCATCAATGGCAGCTGCAGCGGCTCGCCGAAAGACGCCAGCGCAAGTGA
- a CDS encoding carbohydrate ABC transporter permease has translation MLPNRSRLSVLVFLLPPLLLYGVAVLFPIMQSLFLSFFSWNGISDMEFVGLANYVRMLTADDIFWRSFFNALGYLAICLVLQLGGALVVASLLTSMRRGRDLIKTLYLLPAVISTVAIAFLFVRIYSIEPVGLLNQLLHWIGLGALERPWLSDINTVLAAVSAPEGWRFTGLYMLILYAALLSVPQELEEAARLDGASRWQLFTKIRFPHIMPVWITTTIMATTYGLRGFDIPYLMTNGGPGQSSELLTTYMYKTAFTSTDFGYASTIAVFIVVECLVAVGLILFMLKRKADA, from the coding sequence ATGCTTCCCAATAGGTCACGACTCTCTGTCCTGGTCTTCCTGCTCCCGCCCCTGCTGCTTTACGGTGTCGCGGTGCTGTTCCCCATCATGCAGTCGCTGTTCCTGAGCTTCTTCTCCTGGAACGGCATCAGCGACATGGAGTTCGTAGGGCTCGCCAACTATGTACGGATGCTCACCGCTGACGACATTTTCTGGCGCTCCTTCTTCAATGCTCTCGGCTATCTGGCCATCTGCCTGGTCCTGCAGCTTGGCGGCGCACTGGTGGTGGCCAGCCTCCTGACCTCCATGCGGCGCGGCCGGGACCTGATCAAAACCCTCTACCTCCTGCCCGCGGTGATTTCCACCGTGGCCATCGCCTTCCTGTTCGTGCGCATCTACTCGATCGAGCCAGTGGGGCTCCTCAACCAGCTCCTGCACTGGATCGGACTCGGCGCCCTGGAACGTCCCTGGCTCTCGGACATCAACACCGTCCTTGCCGCGGTGTCGGCCCCGGAAGGCTGGCGGTTCACCGGCCTGTACATGCTCATCCTGTACGCGGCGCTGCTGTCCGTCCCGCAGGAGCTTGAGGAAGCCGCCCGCCTCGACGGCGCCTCGCGGTGGCAACTGTTCACCAAGATCCGGTTCCCGCACATCATGCCCGTCTGGATCACCACCACCATCATGGCAACCACCTACGGCCTGCGCGGGTTCGACATCCCGTACCTCATGACCAACGGCGGCCCCGGACAGTCCTCGGAGTTGCTGACCACGTACATGTACAAGACGGCATTCACCAGCACCGACTTCGGATACGCCAGCACTATCGCCGTCTTCATCGTCGTCGAATGCCTGGTCGCCGTCGGACTCATCCTCTTCATGCTCAAACGAAAGGCGGACGCATGA
- a CDS encoding hemerythrin domain-containing protein: MTDFFTMQPGETAAPLPPGPVLCTGTAGMRRIHRFLLWAYSEAPGLVRSAAPGDTARAAYVGEVLGNFDMVLHIHHEGEDLLMYPPLGERAPACALHIEQMLAQHRQVTDRLKVIEPLRLKWMATADAETGKELAERYEDLSAVLNVHLRREVTEVMPAVDRVMTEKEMSSVGQHGINQVDRKFLVGYLGMVLATNPPADQKELFKEIPLPVRLAYRLVGRRMYRKQYSTLFPGRAVPATL; this comes from the coding sequence ATGACCGACTTCTTCACCATGCAGCCCGGCGAGACCGCGGCCCCGTTGCCGCCGGGGCCGGTCCTGTGCACCGGGACCGCGGGCATGCGGCGCATTCACCGCTTTTTACTCTGGGCATACAGCGAGGCGCCCGGCCTTGTCCGTTCCGCCGCGCCGGGCGACACCGCCCGCGCTGCCTACGTCGGCGAGGTGCTGGGGAATTTCGACATGGTGCTCCACATCCACCACGAGGGCGAGGACCTGCTGATGTACCCGCCGCTGGGGGAACGGGCACCGGCGTGCGCGCTGCACATTGAGCAGATGCTCGCGCAGCACAGGCAGGTCACCGACAGGCTCAAGGTCATCGAGCCGCTCCGCCTGAAGTGGATGGCAACGGCGGACGCGGAGACCGGCAAGGAACTGGCTGAGCGTTACGAAGACCTGTCGGCTGTCCTGAACGTGCATTTGCGCCGGGAGGTCACCGAGGTGATGCCCGCCGTGGACAGGGTGATGACTGAAAAGGAAATGAGCAGCGTCGGGCAGCACGGGATCAACCAGGTCGACAGGAAGTTCCTGGTGGGCTACCTAGGCATGGTGCTGGCCACGAATCCGCCCGCAGACCAAAAGGAACTGTTCAAGGAAATCCCGCTGCCTGTCCGCCTTGCCTACCGCCTGGTGGGGCGCCGGATGTACCGGAAGCAGTACTCCACGCTGTTCCCGGGACGCGCAGTTCCCGCGACGCTGTAG
- a CDS encoding LacI family DNA-binding transcriptional regulator: MISQAKNSGNAATPDVSVRTGRAHPVTLRDVAEAAGVSTATVSLVINKKKNARIADETRQRVSDAIRQLGYRPNAMAKNLVSGTSRFIGLVADGVATTPFAGQIIHGAQDEAWKNGYALLIANTEGNRDLEKDAIAMMLEYKVRGILYSTWFHRPTDIPETLREADFVLVNCFSPEPGAARAVVPDEAQGGQSATEILLRGGHVRIAFINTTTPAPARDGRLQGYKEALEAAGIPFDPHLVLEAYPDQEGGYGATEELLKRNVTAVYCYNDRMAMGLYDGLRENGLSIPDDIAVVGFDNQEVIAAHLRPPLSTVSLPHYELGAAGVRMLLGLDEAPTDSAVKIMCPTVERASVAAHSPA, translated from the coding sequence ATGATTTCGCAGGCGAAAAATTCAGGCAACGCGGCCACCCCCGACGTCTCTGTCAGGACAGGCCGCGCCCATCCGGTGACCCTCCGCGATGTTGCTGAAGCAGCCGGGGTGTCCACCGCCACTGTCTCGCTGGTCATCAACAAGAAGAAGAACGCCCGCATTGCGGACGAGACGCGTCAACGCGTCAGTGATGCGATCCGGCAGCTCGGTTACCGGCCCAACGCGATGGCCAAGAACTTGGTCAGCGGCACCTCACGGTTCATCGGGCTGGTGGCAGACGGCGTGGCCACCACCCCCTTTGCCGGCCAGATCATCCACGGAGCCCAGGACGAAGCCTGGAAAAACGGGTACGCCCTGCTCATCGCCAACACCGAAGGCAACCGCGACCTCGAAAAGGACGCCATCGCCATGATGCTCGAATACAAGGTGCGCGGCATCCTCTACTCGACGTGGTTCCACCGGCCCACAGACATCCCGGAAACACTGCGCGAGGCGGACTTCGTCCTGGTCAACTGTTTCTCCCCAGAGCCGGGGGCCGCCCGAGCTGTGGTACCGGACGAAGCACAGGGCGGGCAGTCGGCCACCGAAATCCTGCTCCGCGGCGGGCACGTACGGATCGCATTCATCAACACCACCACCCCCGCCCCAGCCAGGGACGGACGGCTCCAAGGCTACAAGGAAGCACTGGAAGCTGCCGGAATTCCCTTCGACCCCCACCTGGTCCTGGAAGCCTATCCGGACCAGGAGGGCGGATACGGCGCAACGGAAGAACTGCTCAAACGCAACGTCACCGCCGTGTACTGCTACAACGACCGCATGGCCATGGGCCTTTACGACGGCCTGCGGGAAAACGGGCTGTCCATCCCGGACGACATTGCCGTAGTTGGGTTCGACAACCAGGAAGTCATCGCCGCCCACCTCCGGCCTCCGCTGTCCACAGTGTCACTGCCACACTACGAACTCGGGGCGGCAGGCGTGCGCATGCTGCTGGGTTTGGACGAGGCCCCCACCGACTCCGCAGTGAAGATCATGTGCCCCACTGTTGAACGCGCCTCCGTGGCTGCGCACTCGCCCGCGTAG
- a CDS encoding HNH endonuclease, which produces MFDDVLAAAVVPGLCLLVLGILAAVVVGRDVRRRDPVRRFTRQQRREGMARAAGLCEMEAGFRRRCARPAEHGDHFYPWSKGGSTSLQNFVAACARCNRAKGARIPSPGQQERIERRRREYVAPDGLVGVGERQPLR; this is translated from the coding sequence ATGTTCGACGACGTCCTGGCCGCGGCGGTAGTCCCTGGACTCTGCCTGCTCGTCCTGGGCATTCTGGCGGCAGTTGTAGTTGGCCGGGACGTCCGGCGCCGCGATCCGGTAAGGCGCTTCACCCGCCAGCAGCGCCGCGAAGGCATGGCCCGGGCCGCCGGCCTGTGTGAAATGGAGGCAGGGTTCCGGCGCCGTTGTGCAAGGCCCGCTGAACACGGAGACCACTTCTACCCGTGGTCCAAGGGCGGCTCCACCAGCCTGCAGAACTTCGTCGCCGCCTGCGCCAGGTGCAACCGGGCCAAGGGCGCCAGGATTCCTTCGCCAGGCCAGCAGGAGCGGATAGAACGACGACGGCGGGAGTACGTCGCGCCCGACGGTTTGGTCGGCGTCGGCGAACGGCAGCCGCTGCGCTAA
- a CDS encoding carbohydrate ABC transporter permease, producing MTAPAAPVTRPMTVSAPPPSQPPSRRRPKPSLHGTLSKVIIALIVIVQVYPLAWLFITSLRTEHDFATGDPFALPKAITFENYARAFETGNLGMNILNSFIVTMGANVLIVLLGMMAAYALQVLGFRFSKFVRGLFLIGIIVPVQIALVPLFIDYATINLLDTYQSMIIPLAGFALPMSIYLFCSFFEYIPRETYEAASLDGAGPYRIFGLITLPLSLNTVVTVVLVNSIFIWNDFIFANTFVLSEGLKTIPLGLQNYIGAMGKTDWTATFAAVCVTITPLLLVFLVLNKAMIQGLESGATKG from the coding sequence ATGACCGCGCCAGCAGCTCCGGTTACCAGGCCCATGACTGTCTCAGCCCCACCACCCAGCCAGCCGCCGTCGCGCAGGCGGCCCAAGCCCAGCCTCCACGGCACGTTGTCAAAGGTGATCATCGCCCTCATCGTCATCGTGCAGGTCTACCCTCTGGCCTGGCTGTTCATCACCAGCCTGCGCACGGAGCACGACTTCGCCACCGGCGATCCGTTCGCACTCCCGAAGGCGATAACCTTCGAAAACTACGCCCGGGCCTTCGAGACCGGCAACCTCGGAATGAACATCCTCAACAGCTTTATCGTCACGATGGGCGCGAACGTCCTGATTGTGCTGCTGGGAATGATGGCCGCCTACGCGCTCCAGGTCCTGGGCTTCCGGTTCAGCAAGTTCGTCCGGGGCCTGTTCCTCATCGGCATCATCGTGCCCGTCCAGATCGCGCTGGTACCGCTCTTCATCGACTACGCCACGATCAACCTGCTCGACACCTACCAGTCGATGATCATCCCACTGGCTGGCTTCGCCCTTCCGATGTCGATCTACCTCTTCTGCTCCTTCTTTGAATACATCCCGCGGGAAACATACGAAGCCGCCTCTCTTGACGGAGCAGGACCCTACCGGATTTTCGGACTCATCACCCTGCCCCTGTCCTTGAACACCGTGGTGACAGTTGTGCTGGTGAACAGCATCTTCATCTGGAACGACTTCATCTTCGCCAACACCTTCGTCCTCTCGGAGGGGCTGAAGACGATCCCGCTGGGCCTGCAGAACTACATCGGGGCCATGGGCAAGACCGACTGGACCGCCACGTTCGCCGCCGTCTGCGTCACCATCACACCCCTGCTGCTGGTGTTCCTCGTGCTGAACAAAGCCATGATCCAAGGCCTGGAGAGCGGGGCGACGAAGGGATGA
- a CDS encoding DUF2087 domain-containing protein, with amino-acid sequence MNGPAGHSGPHWRRVMAALANRDARTAYAQIVLSEDVLADAKEQRRDRALAVLLDAGLVERTGGNTFQASETIFHNLLSQQPKRQPKTGVHRFLRLGRIDRYPASATDRRELLAWIVGEAIQPGEDLTERQVNERLLSYTDDVVLLRRYLVDFGLLERTASGSSYSRPI; translated from the coding sequence ATGAACGGACCCGCCGGTCACAGCGGACCGCACTGGCGCCGGGTGATGGCGGCGCTCGCCAACCGGGATGCGCGGACCGCGTACGCGCAGATCGTGCTGAGTGAGGACGTCCTTGCCGACGCGAAGGAGCAACGCCGGGACCGGGCACTCGCCGTACTGCTGGACGCGGGGCTGGTGGAGCGGACGGGAGGCAACACGTTTCAAGCCTCCGAGACGATCTTCCACAACCTCCTGTCCCAGCAGCCAAAGCGCCAGCCGAAGACCGGGGTGCACCGCTTCCTGCGCCTTGGCCGGATTGACAGGTACCCGGCCAGCGCGACGGACCGGCGCGAACTCCTGGCGTGGATCGTGGGCGAAGCCATCCAGCCGGGGGAGGACCTCACCGAGAGGCAGGTCAACGAGCGGCTGCTGAGCTACACGGACGACGTGGTGCTGCTGCGCCGCTACCTTGTGGACTTTGGGCTGCTGGAGAGGACGGCGTCGGGGTCCTCGTATTCCCGGCCCATTTAG
- a CDS encoding aspartate/glutamate racemase family protein, whose product MSEPRPDGPGTVGFLHTAQVHVETFEALSRELIPAARTVHRVDPEALELARHDGARERVRAVVAGHLSELREAGCEVVLCTCSTLGGIAEGLSEDGLDVIRIDRPMLRRAVTLGPRIGVLAALTSTVEPTTQVLAEEAAGADVTVEVSVVDGAWDAFLRGDAEDYRSRVTKAARMLSSRCDVVVLAQASMEPAAALLTGLRTPVLTSPRSAVEAVAAVIPSRRRGGSE is encoded by the coding sequence ATGAGCGAACCCCGCCCCGACGGCCCCGGAACTGTCGGCTTCCTCCACACGGCGCAGGTCCACGTAGAGACGTTCGAGGCGCTGTCCCGGGAGCTCATTCCCGCCGCCCGTACGGTCCACCGGGTGGATCCCGAAGCACTGGAGCTTGCCAGGCACGACGGCGCACGGGAGCGCGTGCGCGCCGTCGTCGCCGGGCACCTTTCGGAACTCCGCGAGGCAGGGTGCGAGGTGGTCCTGTGCACCTGCTCAACGCTGGGCGGGATCGCGGAAGGGCTGTCCGAAGACGGTCTCGACGTGATCCGGATCGACCGGCCGATGCTGCGCCGCGCCGTCACCCTCGGCCCGCGTATTGGCGTTCTCGCGGCGCTGACAAGCACCGTGGAGCCGACTACACAGGTTCTTGCCGAGGAGGCTGCGGGAGCCGACGTCACCGTGGAGGTCAGCGTCGTCGACGGCGCGTGGGATGCCTTCCTCAGGGGAGATGCGGAGGACTACCGCTCCCGCGTCACGAAGGCGGCGCGCATGCTCTCAAGCCGCTGCGACGTCGTCGTCCTCGCCCAGGCGAGCATGGAACCTGCGGCCGCACTACTGACCGGGCTCAGAACCCCTGTCCTGACCAGCCCCCGTTCCGCCGTCGAAGCGGTTGCCGCAGTTATCCCGTCCCGCCGCCGGGGCGGCTCCGAATAA
- a CDS encoding ABC transporter substrate-binding protein: MKNLFRTAAVAAAAAIALAGCGGGGTASDPSNVSPTGEVKPREISWLLSRPADGAVINIMKKIADDYAKDHPGFSLNLITTPDRPSYIQKLETLAAANKLPELFDTDATPFAQQLAKQGKMVDAEKLLKSLDVYDDYRPSALDYQRFDDGSLHMIPFQFELEFVWYNKALLQKAGVSVPKSLDDIPAMCTALREAGITPIALDGQDQWPLERYAAYQPFREAGPDFIQKLKKGEAKFTDPAGQKTVEWLASLGKAKCFQDGFSSQGYSDAQNQFTSGQAAMYNIGTWELPSLATDKLNPAVREDIDFFTLPTTAGSATAANEFVSPSGIGMAVNAKTYDPLVSDFLKFALTKYPAEYAATGALSPTTNVETAVPANATPLYKKALEMANDLGDKQAMPWDTQLDPTTNGRLQQELVLLVQGNITPEEFTSTMDSTIAQNAPKFFK; encoded by the coding sequence ATGAAGAACCTATTCCGCACAGCCGCCGTGGCGGCAGCCGCGGCCATCGCCCTCGCCGGATGCGGCGGCGGAGGCACGGCCAGCGACCCGTCTAACGTCAGTCCCACCGGAGAGGTCAAGCCCCGGGAAATCTCGTGGCTGCTGTCCCGGCCGGCCGACGGCGCCGTCATCAACATCATGAAGAAAATCGCGGACGACTACGCCAAGGACCACCCGGGCTTCTCGCTCAACCTCATCACCACCCCGGACAGGCCTTCCTACATCCAGAAGCTTGAGACCCTGGCTGCCGCGAACAAGCTACCCGAACTCTTCGATACCGACGCCACACCCTTCGCCCAGCAGCTGGCCAAACAGGGCAAGATGGTCGACGCCGAAAAGCTGCTCAAGTCGCTGGATGTCTACGACGACTACCGGCCCAGCGCACTGGACTACCAGCGCTTCGACGACGGATCCCTGCACATGATCCCCTTCCAGTTCGAGCTGGAGTTCGTCTGGTACAACAAGGCCCTGTTGCAAAAGGCAGGCGTGTCCGTTCCGAAATCCCTCGACGACATTCCCGCCATGTGCACCGCCCTGCGCGAAGCCGGCATCACGCCCATCGCCCTCGACGGCCAGGACCAGTGGCCCCTGGAACGGTATGCCGCCTACCAGCCGTTCCGCGAAGCCGGACCGGACTTCATCCAGAAGCTCAAGAAGGGCGAAGCGAAGTTCACTGACCCCGCCGGTCAGAAAACCGTGGAGTGGCTGGCATCGCTCGGCAAGGCCAAGTGCTTCCAGGACGGATTCTCCTCACAAGGCTACTCCGACGCGCAGAACCAGTTCACGTCCGGGCAGGCAGCGATGTACAACATCGGCACCTGGGAGCTGCCAAGCCTGGCAACTGACAAGCTCAATCCTGCCGTGCGGGAGGACATCGACTTCTTCACGCTGCCCACCACCGCAGGATCCGCCACGGCGGCAAACGAGTTCGTCTCGCCGTCGGGCATTGGAATGGCGGTCAACGCCAAGACTTACGACCCGCTTGTCAGCGACTTCCTGAAGTTCGCCCTCACGAAGTACCCCGCCGAGTACGCGGCCACGGGCGCGCTTTCGCCGACGACCAACGTAGAGACGGCCGTGCCGGCCAACGCCACGCCCCTGTACAAGAAGGCCCTGGAGATGGCCAACGACCTCGGGGACAAACAGGCCATGCCGTGGGACACCCAGCTCGACCCGACCACCAACGGCCGACTGCAGCAGGAGCTCGTGCTCCTGGTCCAGGGCAACATTACGCCCGAAGAGTTCACCAGCACGATGGACAGCACCATCGCGCAAAACGCCCCGAAGTTCTTCAAGTAA
- a CDS encoding S8 family serine peptidase codes for MATAAPAAAAEPEQNYIVVLKDGAQNTDTVAATHGKKFGFAPSRTYKNALNGYAASMSAPEAKSLATDPTVDFVSSGREFRRPPDPAPNTELAPFWWQRMGQTLDDATAEDGHNSVRVNTAVIDSGIDGTHPDLNVRGGVDCQSGSPVTVAPVDPFGHGTMVAGIIGAKNNSIGIIGAAAGTPLWSVRVVDDAGTIPEANLLCAVDWVTSTQKDKDPRNDISVANMSITGPATDLGNCGAGVDPFHHAICRSVEAGVTYTVAAGNESADIAASVPSAYDEVLTVTAMADFDGRPGGLAAPPVCASVDWSAAGQSDDHAAFFSNFATQPADKRHTLAAPGVCMASTAPGGYSVDHGTSFASPAVAGAVALCISKKACKGSGKEVMDQFLTQTEAYNAVNADFGFVGDPLRPTGSQYYGYLAQIADYCPSETPKRTSCPGRK; via the coding sequence GTGGCCACCGCCGCACCGGCAGCAGCCGCCGAGCCAGAGCAAAACTACATCGTGGTACTGAAGGACGGGGCTCAGAACACAGATACCGTGGCCGCGACCCACGGAAAGAAGTTCGGCTTCGCACCATCGCGGACTTATAAGAACGCACTTAACGGATATGCGGCAAGCATGAGCGCTCCTGAAGCCAAAAGCCTGGCCACAGACCCGACCGTCGATTTCGTTTCCTCAGGTCGCGAGTTTCGCCGCCCCCCGGACCCGGCGCCGAATACCGAGCTTGCCCCTTTCTGGTGGCAGCGGATGGGCCAAACCCTGGACGATGCCACGGCTGAAGACGGACACAACTCCGTCCGGGTGAACACCGCCGTCATTGATTCCGGCATCGACGGCACCCATCCTGATCTCAATGTCCGCGGCGGTGTGGATTGCCAGTCCGGTTCACCAGTCACAGTCGCCCCCGTCGACCCCTTCGGGCACGGAACAATGGTTGCCGGCATCATCGGGGCCAAGAACAACAGCATCGGCATCATCGGGGCAGCTGCAGGTACGCCGCTCTGGTCCGTCCGGGTCGTCGACGACGCCGGCACTATTCCAGAAGCAAACCTCCTCTGCGCTGTAGACTGGGTAACGTCCACCCAAAAGGACAAGGACCCGCGTAACGACATCTCAGTCGCGAACATGAGCATCACCGGCCCGGCGACTGATCTGGGGAACTGCGGCGCTGGTGTCGATCCCTTTCACCACGCCATCTGCCGCTCGGTTGAGGCCGGCGTGACCTACACGGTAGCGGCGGGTAACGAGAGCGCCGACATTGCGGCATCTGTTCCGTCCGCGTATGACGAGGTCCTCACCGTAACGGCCATGGCTGACTTCGATGGACGCCCGGGAGGACTAGCAGCGCCGCCTGTCTGCGCATCTGTGGACTGGAGTGCGGCGGGACAATCCGATGACCATGCCGCCTTTTTCTCCAACTTCGCCACACAACCGGCCGACAAGCGCCACACATTAGCCGCTCCAGGGGTTTGCATGGCTTCTACTGCGCCTGGCGGGTACTCCGTCGATCACGGGACGAGCTTCGCCAGCCCAGCCGTAGCCGGTGCTGTGGCGCTCTGCATCAGCAAGAAAGCCTGCAAGGGCTCCGGCAAGGAAGTCATGGACCAATTCCTGACTCAGACCGAGGCATATAACGCGGTAAACGCCGACTTCGGGTTCGTAGGCGACCCGCTGCGCCCGACAGGCTCCCAGTACTACGGATACCTGGCACAGATTGCGGACTACTGTCCGTCTGAGACGCCAAAACGAACCAGCTGCCCGGGAAGGAAATGA